The genomic interval AGGCCCTCGGCAGCGGCCCAGTCGAGCAGGTCGCCGGTGGCGCCGCGCAGGCCGTCGGGGTGGCCGTGGTAGTTCACGCTGGCGTAGCGGCCGGCCGGCAGGACGCCGGTGACGATCTCGCCCTCGCCGGAGTGCAGGTCGTCGACCGGGAACCCGATCTCCATCACCAGTCCGTTGTCCATGTCGACCACGTCGTACTTGAAGAACGGCGCGTCGTTCGGGGCGATCTCCTTGGCGGCGAGCCAGTCGATCACCTCCCGCATCCGGTCCGCGAACGCGGCGATCCCGTCCATCGCGACCTTGCCCCGCAGCGCGACGTACGGGCGTTCCTGCACCTCGACGATCTCCGGCATCCGACGTCCTCCCAAACTCGGTGTTGGCCTCAACCTAGCGCGTGCCAGGTGCTGAGCGTCTACTGAGAGCAGGGGGTGGCCGCCATGGTCAAGGTCAAGATTCTCGTCGCTGCGCTGGCCGTCATGCTGGTCGGGCCGTCCGCGCCAGCACTGGCCGAGCCGACGACACCGATCACGTACAACGCCGGTACGACGGCGACTCGGTTCACCGGTCTGGCGTTCGACACCTGCTCGGCGCCGACACTGGCCCAGATGACCGCGTGGAAGGCCTCGCCGTACAAGGCGATCGGCATCTACTTCGGCGGCGTCAACCGGAGCTGTGCGCAGCCGCAGCTGACCCCGGCGTGGGTCAGTTCGGTCACCGCGATGGGGTGGCGGCTCGTCCCGATCTACCTGGGTCTTCAAGCCCCCTGCGGCACTCGGACGTACAAGATGTCCACGACCGCATCCAACCGGGAGGCGGTACGGGACGCGGACGATGCGGTTGCCAAGGCGAAGGCACTGGGCCTCCTCCCGGGCAGCGCGCTCTACAACGACATGGAGAACTACAACAACACGAACGCCGTCTGCCGTGCCGCGGTCCTGCACTACCTGTCCGCCTGGACGAAGGAGCTCCACCTGCAGCGCTACCTGTCCGGTGTGTACGCCAACCTGAGCTCGGGAGCACCTGACCTCGCGGCGGCGTACAACTCGCCGTCGTACGCCCGGCCGGACGCACTGTGGATTGCACGCTGGGACAACAGCAGCCTCCTCACCGGGTGGGCAGGTATCCCCAACACGTTCTGGGCGGTCGGACAGCGCGGCAAGCAGTACCAAGGCGACCACACCGAGACGTACGGCGGCGTGACGCTCAACATCGACAACGACCGCTTCGACGCACCGGTCGCCACCGTCAGCTACACGTACACCGTCAGAACGACGATCCATTCGTACTCCGGTCCGTCGACGGCGTACGCGGTCCGCTCGACGATCGTTGCGAACGCGAGCGTCCGCGTCGTCTGCCAGACGTTCGGACCGAAGATCGGCACCACCTCCGTCTGGAACAAGCTCATCGACGGCACGTACGTCACCGACTACTACGTGCGTACGCCGAGCAAACCGGGCTACAGCGCACCGCTCCCCGGCTGCAGCTTCCCCTTCCAGACGACGATCAGCGGTCTGAGCCGGCGGCACGGCCCGGGTACGGCGTACGCGACGTACCCGAGCACGCTGCCGATCGGATCGCTGGCCTGGGTCACCTGCCAGCAAGCCGGCACCAAGGTCGGCACCACAGCGGTCTGGGACCGGCTGAGTGACGGCAGCTGGGTCACCGACTACTACGTCGCCACTGCGAGCAACACGACGTACACCGCACCGATCCGTCGTTGCTGACTACTGCGCCCAGGGCGGCTGAACTGCCGTGCCGTCGGCCATGTAACCGGTGAAGCCGGCGGTGATGACCACGTGCAGCTCCGCCTTGCCCTCGCCGAGGTTGGTCAGCGAGATCGGCTCACCGGCCGGTACGACGACTGCGTCGCCCGGGCCGAGCTTGTCGCCGTCCAGGGTGACCTGCACGGTGCCGCTGAGCACCATGAACACCTCGTCGCGGTCGATCGTGTGCGGCGCGTCGCCGCCGTGCCCCGGCTCGACCGTGAGCTTCCACGTGCACAACCCGGCCGACCCCCGGCTCGGCGCGGCGAGCCCGGTGAACTCGACCCCGGGCAGCTGGAACCGCGGCGCCTCGGCCGCGCGAATGACCTGCATCTCGTCCCCCAATCATTTAGACAAGCTGGCTTGACCAAGCCAGCTTGTCTATCATGACTGTCATGACGCGATCGGGCAAGCCGGATATCGGGATCTTGTTGCTGCTGGCGGACCAGGAGTTCGTCCGCGACCTGCGCGAGCACATTGCCGCCCAGGGGTACGCCGACCAGGGCCGGTCGGACGGATTCGTGCTGCGGACACTCGGCGCCGGACCGACCACGATCAGCAGACTCGCCGAGCGGCTGGAGATCACCAAGCAGGGCGCCGCGCAGATCGTCGACGACATGGAGCGCCGCGGGTACGTCGAACGCAAGCCCGACCCCACCGACGCGCGGGCACGCCTACTGCACCTCACCGGCCAGGGCACGGCCGCACTGGCCGCGGCGCGCAGATTCCATCAGGCCTACGAACGCCGCCTGCGCAAACGATTCGGCGACGAGGCGATCGACACCCTGCGCGACGTACTGACCGACATGGCCGGCGAGGCCCAGGTCAGTACGCCGCACTTCCGGGCGTTGATGTTCTAGAAGTACTTCGGGAAGAGGTCGTTCGTGGGCCAGGACTTCACGCCGCTGGCGGCGGTCCACAGGGCGGCGTCGATGTCGCCGTACGACTTGCCGCTGGCGTCGTCGCGGCGGTTGAACAGGGCGGCCCAGCTCATCCCGTTGTAGGTCCGCACCATGATCGTGAAGGTCCCCGGCATGCTCCCGGTGTGCCAGGTGTTGCGGCCGGTGCCGCCGGTCGTCACGGGCCGGACCTGCCAGCCGAGACCGTAGTACCAGCCGTCGGAGTTCACACCGATCTCCGGCTTCGCAAAGATGCTGTTCAGCGACGCGGTGTTCAGCACGCTGGACGACTTGTCGAACATACGCGCCCACCGCACCAGGTCGGGTGCGCTCGCGATCCAGCCGCCGTTGGCGTCCTGGATCCGCATGCTGAAGGACCCGTACGGCGCAGCCACCTTGGTGCCTGACATGTCCAGCACGGTAGGCCCGGAGTACTGCGAGTCGTAGGGCACCTCGCCGGTGTGCTTCGCGATCGAGTAACCCTGCGCCATCCGGGTGATCCCCAGCGGGGTCAGCAGCTTCTGCTGCACGTAGGTGGGATAACTCAGGCCGCTGACCTTCTCGATCACCCGGCCGGCCAGGGTGTATCCGAAGTTGGAGTACGCGTACTTGGTGCCCGGGTTGAAGTCGAGCTTCCGGCCGGCCTCGTACTTGATCACGTCCGCGGGGTGCAGCTCCATCGGGACGCCCAGCGCGCGGGAGATCACGGCGTCCTCCCACTCCGGGTCGCCGGACACGTCGCGGTCCCAGCCGCCGAGGTGCTGCAGCAGCCGCTTGATCGTGACGGTGGACCAGCGGCTGTCCTTGGTCTGCCCGGTCGGCGGGGTGATCGAGATGATGTTCCCGACCGGCGTCGACAGGCTCAGCTTGCCGTCCTGCACGAGCTTCACGATCGCGGCCGCGGTGAACGACTTCGTCAGGCTCGCGATCCGGAACAACGAGGTCGGCTGCACGGTCAGCGCGGTCGACGTGCTGTAGCCGCGGGCAAGCACCAGGCGGCCCTTGTAGGTGACCGCGAGCTGGCCGGCAGTGACGCCGCGGGCCTGCATGAACGTCTTCATCTGGTTGTCGAATCCGGCCAGGGCCGCGACTGCGGTTCCAGTCGTCTTCCACGTCGCCGCCGCATCCGCGGAACGACTGAGGACCGATCCGGCCCCGGTCCCGACGGCCGCGACCGCTCCGGTGGCGAGGGCGAGCTTGCCGAGGTTCCGGCGCGACAGCTCCACGAACGTTTCTCCTTCAGCGCAGGGATTTACAACGAAGGAAAGTCTTACACCCGAAGAGGTCTACTCGCCCACGACTTTCGCCCTTGGCAGATAAACGCCATCCCCACCACGCCATCCACCGAAAACGACCGGAAGGAGCGCCGCCGTGAAGCGGTGTGCTGTCTACTCGACCATCGAGGCGTAGGAGATTACGCCGCGGCGGATCTCGTCGACGACGGAGCGCGCTGTCTTGCGCAGCGCGGTGTCGCCGGCGGCGTCGGCGATCTGCTCGGTGAGGTCGATGAGCTGCTTGACCCAGCGGACGAAGTCACCGGCCGCGAGGTCCGACTCGTACAGCACTTCGGCCAGCGATGCGCCGGACGCCCACCGGAACGCGGGCCAGCAGAAATTCAGGTCCATCGACCGCAAGAAGTCGACCCGCATGTCCCGCTCCAGCGCGGACAGGTCCCGCCAGATCGACCCCATCCGCTCCAGCGCCAGACGTACGTCGCCACGCGGCAACCGCGGTGACGTCGGCTCGTCCTTGGACCGCGACTCGTAGACCAATGCGGCCAGACAGGCAGCCAGCTCGGGCACCGTCAGGCCGTCGAAAACTCCTTGCCGGAGGCATTCAGCCGCGACCAGGTCGAGCTCGGTGTAGATCCTGGCGAGCCGATCACCGGCCTCGGTCGTCTTGTCGCCGTCGAGGTAGTGCAGCGCGTCCAGCACCTGGCAGACCCGGTCGAACTGGCGGGCGATCGTGTTCGTCCGCTGCTCGATCTTCCGCTGGACGTCACGGTTCTCCCGGTCGAGGCGGAAGTACCGCTCGGCCCAGCGGGCGTGGTCCTCGCGGTCCGAGCAGCCGTGGCACGGGTGCGCACGCAACTCCGCCCGCATCTCCTGCAGCTCGGGATCGTCCGCGTGACTGATGGCATCCCTGCCGCGCGTGCGCGACGGCGGTCCGTCCTCGCCGAGCAGGTCGGTCCGGGTCCGCAGTACCTGGGCGAGCTCGCGGCGCTGCTGCGGGTTGCGCGGGTTGAACTTGCGCGGGATCCGCAGTACGCCGATCGCCTCGACCGGGGTCGGGAAGTCGACCATCGACAGCTTCCGCACCTGCCGGTCCAGCGTCAGCACGGTCGGCCGCGGGCCTTCGCGCTCCGACCGCATGCCCGGGTCGAGCACCAGCGCCCAGCCCGCGCTGCGGCCGGCCGGGATCCGGATGATGTCGCCGGTCTTCAGCTTCTCGATCGACTCCTGCGCCTCGACCCGGCGGTCGAGCTTGCGGCGCTTCGAGCCGGACGCCTCGCGATCACCGATCCGCCGGCGCAACGCGGCGTACTCGAGGAAGTCGCCGAGGTGGCACTCGATCGACTCCTTGTAGCCCTCGAGCGCCTCGGTGTTGCGCTGCACCTGCCGCGCCAGCCCGACCACGGCCTGGTCGGACTGGAACTGCGCGAACGACAGCTCGAGCATGTCCCGCGCCCTGGTCCGCCCGACCTGACGGACCAGGTTGACGGCCATGTTGTACGACGGTGAGAACGACGAACGCAGCGGGTACGTACGAGTCGAGGCCAGACCTGCGACCTCGCGCGGATCGAACCCGGGCTGCCAGAGCACCACCGCGTGGCCCTCGACGTCGATCCCGCGCCGCCCGGCCCGCCCGGTCAGCTGGGTGTACTCCCCCGGCGTGATGTCGACGTGCGCCTCGCCGTTCCACTTGGACAGCTTCTCGAGCACGACCGTGCGCGCCGGCATGTTGATGCCCAGGGCAAGCGTCTCGGTGGCGAACACGACCTTGATCAGGCCGCGCGCGAACAGCTCCTCGACGACCTCCTTGAACGCGGACAGCATGCCGGCGTGGTGCGCCGCGATACCGCGACTGAGCGCCTCGGCGAAGTCGTGGTACCCGAGCACGCCGAGGTCCTCGTCCGGCAGGTCAGCGGTCCGCTCGGCCACCACCCGCTTGATCTCGTCCCGCTCCGACGGCTTGGTCAGCCGCAGGCCGGAGCGCAGGCACTGCACGACCGCGTCCTCACACCCCTTGCGGGAGAAGATGAAGTAGATCGCCGGCAGCAACGCACCCGCGTCCAGCTCCTCGACCACATCCGAGCGGTACGGCGTGAAGTGCGTCCGGGCCGGCCTGCCCTTCGGCAGGTCCCGGCGCCGCCGTGGTTTGCGCGAGTCGTCGCGGAAGATCCGGTTGTCGTCGCGGGCGATCCGCACCAGCTGCGGGTTGACCAGATCCTTCACGTCGGCCTTCACCGCCGCGTTCGCCTTGGCCGGGTTGCCGGACTTGCCCGGCTTGTCGGGCGCGCCGACGCGAGCGGTCGGCGCCTCGCCGGCGAACAGGTCGTGCAGCCGCTTGCCGACCATCACGTGCTGGAACAGCGGCACCGGCCGCCTCTCCTCCAGAACGACGACGGTGTTGCCGCGGACCGTCTCCAGCCAGTCGCCGAACTCCTCGGCGTTGCTCACGGTCGCCGACAGCGAGACCACCGAGACCGAATCCGCCAGGTGGATCAGCACCTCTTCCCAGACCGCGCCACGGGACCGGTCGGCCAGGTAGTGCACCTCGTCCATTACGACGTACGAGAGGCCGAGGAGGGTCTGAGATCCGGCGTACAGCATGTTGCGGAGGACCTCGGTGGTCATCACCACGATCGGGGCCTCGGAGTTGACCGAGTTGTCGCCGGTGAGCAGGCCGACCTTGTCGCTGCCGTAGCGGCTGACGAGGTCGGCGTACTTCTGGTTGCTCAGGGCCTTGATCGGGGTGGTGTAGAAACACTTCTGGCCGCGCTGCAGGGCGAGGTGGACGGCGAACTCGCCGACCAGCGTCTTCCCGGACCCGGTGGGCGCCGCGACCAGCACCTGATGCCCGTCCTCGAGGGCGGCACAGGCGCGCAGCTGGAACTCGTCCAGCTCGAAGTCGTAGAGCCCCCGGAACTCCTTCACGGCAGGATGATCCTGGTCCGAGCGGAACGAGGCGTACTTCTCGGACGGGGTACTCATGGCTCCAATCTATGCGACGCCACCCACAAAACCCGTCCCGGCCAGCCGGTTCTTGATGAAGGCCGCCGCGCGATCGAGCGCTTCGTCGGCCTCGGACAGGAAGCCGGCGAAGTACTGGAAGACGTGCGGCGCGCCGGCGATGACGTCGAGGCTGACGTCGAGATCCTGCTCCGCGGCGCGGGCGACCAGGCGGAGCGAGTCGTCCAGCAGGATCTCCGCCGTACCGACCTGGACGAGCAGCGGCGGCAGTCCCTTCAGGTCGGCGAAGATCGGGCTGGCCAGCTCGTTCGTCGCGTCCGCGCCGCCCAGGTAGAACTCCGCGGACTCGGCCATGTTGGCCCGGCTGAACAGCGGGTCGTCGTCGCCACGGCTGTCCATGCTCGGACTCTTCAGCGACACATCGGTCCACGGCGACAGGAGGACCGCGCCGGCCGGCTGCGAGAGTCCTTCGGCCCGCGCCGCCAGCATCGTCGCCAGCGCGAGCCCGCCACCGGCCGAATCGCCGACGATCACGACGTTCTGACCACCCTCGACCAGCTCCCGGTACGCCGCCAGCGCGTCGTGGACCGCGGCCGGGAAGGGATGCTCCGGGGCGAGCCGGTAGTCGAGCGAGATCGCCGGAACGCCGCTGCGGCGCGACAACGGCGCGGCCAGGTTGGCGCCGGTCCGGGCGGAACCGACGACGTACGAACCACCGTGCAGATAGAGGATGACCCCGTCCGCGTCGGCGCCGTCGACGCGCACGTCCAGGGCCGGCACCCCGCCCAGGGTCCGCTCAGCGAGCTTCACATCGTCGCCGAGCGGACGGCTCGCGAACAGCTCGTCGAAGCCGGCCCGCTGCTCCTCCGGCGTCCGCCCGAGCTCGGCCTTCTGCATCATGCCCCGTGCTGCCGCACGTTCTTCAGTGCTCATGGTCTGTCTCCTGGTGATAGATTCCGAGGAATATAGTTCTCTCCAACTACATTCCGAGGAATCTAATTCCGTGACTGATCTCACAGCATTGTTCACGGACCTGGTCCGGTTGGAAACGCGGCTCTACAACGTGCTCGACGCCCGGCTGAAGGCGGAGCACGAACTGCCGCTCGGTCAGTTCGAGTTCCTGCGGTTCATCTCGGCCCACGGCACGACCCGGGTCTTCGACCTGGCCCGCGCGATGGCGATCACCGTCGGCGCGACCAGCAAGGCCGTCGACCGGCTCGAGTCGGCCGGCCGCGTCCGCCGTACCGCGAACCCCGACGACCGCCGCTCCTCCTTGGTCGCACTGACCCCACTGGGCGAACGCGACCTCGCCACTGCCGCGCCGACTGTCGAGGCCGAGCTCAACACCTGGGTCGGCTCGGTCCTGCCGGCCGAAGTCCTCGATCACCTCGCCACCAGCCTGTCCATGCTCAGACAGCGCGCGGAGTCCGACCGCCGGACCGACCGCGTCCCGGCAGCAGGCTCGCCGGAAGCAGCGTCACCGCGGTAAGAGCGAGGATCCACCAGAACGTCTCCGCGAACGCCGGCCGGATCGCCGGCGTGATGGCCGAGACCTGACTGCAGGATCGCGGTCAGCGCAGCAGCCCCGGCCGAGGCGCCGATCCCCATCCCCCAGAACAGCAGGTCCTGGTACGGCGCGGTCGCGGTGGAACTGGCCGAGATCGAGCGGCTGGTGGGCAGCGGCGTACGCATCTTCCTGGCGGCCTATCGCCGGACGTGACGCAGCCGGGCCCTCGTCCCTGGTGGTCCGATGAGAGCCCGGCTGCGCGCCCGGGGTGACTAGCTGATGTGGTACGGGTCGCCGTACACCTTCCAGTCGAGCGGGGTGTTCAGGTCGAAGTTGCCGTTGCGGAGGAACACCCGCTGGGCGGTGTCGACCCGGCTGGTGTCGCTGTGCGCCTCCTCCTGCTTCATCGCCCACACCCTGGCGTCGAGGAAGGCGTTCAACCAGGTCGTCTCGTTGCCACCCTGGGACGGCGGCTTGGCCTTGCCGAGCGCGCGCTTGCGGATGCCACCGAAGCTGGTCGAGTCGTTTCCCGGACCGTGCATGACGATCGCGTCGTAGTAGCAGAACTGACCGAGGGTGCGGACACCGTCGGACTTGCCCTGTGCGACCGCTGGGTTGAAGTACACCCGGTCACGCTCGTCGTTCTGGCATCCCTGGAAGGCGGTGTCCTTGGCGGCGGTCTTCCAGTCCTTGGTGTAGTTCGGGTCGAGGCCTTGGTGCGAGTCGCTGCCGTTCACCTTGCGCAACGCCGGCAGGTACTTCTGCAGGACGTTGTTGGGCTTCCGGTCGGCGTACAGCTCGACCAGCTCGAGCATGTCGCCGGTGCCCGAGCAGAACCCGATGATGCCGGCCGTGTAGCCGCGGCCGTCGTCGATGTCTTCGATGTACTTGTACTGCGCCTTCCAGTCCAGCGACGAGTTCTCCGCGCTGCAGACGATCTCCATCGCGATCTCCTTCTTCGCGGGATCGTCGAGGCCGGTCGCCTGCACCGCGGCGTCGGCGTGCGGCGCGTAGCGGGAGACGGCCAGACCGGCGGGGACGGCGGCGAGCGACAGTCCGAGCAGCAGTGCGGTCCTGCGGGTGGGGCGGTTGTCCATGACTCCTCCGAGGGGCGTCCGAGGCGCTAACTGTTAGGAAGCTTTCCTATCAGAGGGAGGACAGAAATGAGAATAGCTCGGACGTTAATGTTTTCAGGCGAAGACGGTCAGGGCGCCCGGCGCGATGCCGATGTCGACCGGCAGCGGGCCGAGCGGCTCACCGTCGGCGTACGCCGTGATGCCGGGCGACTCGATCCGGACCGAGCGGCCCTGGAGCGTGCGCACCGCCGGATGGCCGACGTGGGTGCCCTTGGACAGCTTCGGGAACAGCTGCAGCAGGGTCAGCCGGGAGACCGGCTGGATGATCGTGACGTCCAGCAGGCCGTCGTCGATCGAGGCGCCGGCGCAGATCTGCAGGCCCCCGCCGTACGTCGGCCCGGTGCCGACCGCGACGAGCATGGCACGCGTCTCGATCGGGTCGCCGTCGACGGTCACGACGTACTCCAGCGGGGTGAACGTACGCAGCTCGGCCAGCGTCGCGACCGTGTAGCGGGAGCTGCCCTTCGGCCAGGACATCGCGTTGGCCCGCTTGTTCACCAGCGAGTCGAAGCCGCCGGCGACCACCGTGGTGATGAAGACGTCCTTCGCGGTGGCGAGGTCGATCGTGCGGGTCTTGCCGGCCACCACCAGGTCCGCCGCCGCGAGCGGATCCTTCAGCGGTACGCCGATGCCGCGGGCGAAGTCGTTGCCGGTGCCGGCCGGGATCACGCCGAACGGCATCCCGGAGTTCGCCAAGATCTGCGCGCCGAGGTGGATCGTGCCGTCGCCGCCGATCAGGGCGACCGCGTCCGCACCGGACGCGACCACCTCGGCGGAGATCCGCCCGACGTCCTCGGCGCAACTCGTGGCGTGAACGTCAACCGTCAGCCCGGCAGCCGCCAGCCGGTCCCGGACCACCGGAGCGATCCGGGCACCCAGGCCACGACCGCTGGTGGGGTTGACCACCAGCGCGATGCGTCGACTCACTCAGTCCGCCAGCATTTCGTCGGCGCGGACCTTGCGGCGTTTGTCGTTGATCCGCGCGATCACCTCGGAGGCGAAGAACAGCACGCACATCGGGAACGCCAGCAGGCACATCGTGAACGGGTCGCCGGACGGCGTCGCCACCGCGGCGAACACGAAGATCACCAGGATGATGTACGGCCGGAACTTGGCCAGCGCGCTGGCCGGCACCACCCCGACCATGTTCAGCAGGACGACCACCAGCGGTATCAGGAACGCGATGCCGAACACCAGCAACGTCCGGATCACGAAGTCCAGGTACTTGCCGAGCTCGATCAGGTTCTGCACCTGGTCCGGAGTGAAGCCGAGCAGGATCTGGATGCCCTTCGGCAGGGTCCAGTAACCCAGCGCGATGCCCGTGGCGAACAGCGGCGCCGCGATCGCGGCGAACAGGTACGCCCACTTCTTCTCGTTGCGGTGCAGACCCGGCGCGATGAACGCCCACAGCTGGAACAGCCAGATCGGCCCGGCAACGACCAGGCCGAGCAGGGCAGACACCTTGATCCGGAAGGTCAGCGGGTCGCCGACCCCCTGGAAGGTGAGCTGTGGCTTCAAGCCCCGGTTCTCCGCGAACGGCTTGACGGCCGTCTCGAACGGGTGCTTGAGGATCTCCAGCGCCTGGTAATAGATGAACCAGGCCGCGATCGTGCACACCACGATCGCGAGCACGCTGATGAGCAACCGGTTACGGAGCTCGACAATGTGCTCGCGCAGGGTCATACGACCCTCTGGGTCCCTCGGGTGGCGGTCCTGCTTGTCCTTCCGCCGCCCGAACTTCACCATCGACACAGGTGCGGCGTTCGGCTCAGTTGGCGGTGTGGGTCGGCGGCAGGCCGTCGCCCGGCGCCTGGCCGTTCACCTGGTTCGGCTGAGCGGCCTGGGCCTGCGGGGCCGGCTGCTGCGCCGGAGGCTGCGAGGCCTCCTGGGTCAGCTCCGAGTCCTTCTTCTTCGGGCCGACCTCCTCTTCCCAGATCTTCTTCGACTTGCCGAGCTGCTTCACCAGGGCCGGCAGCTTCGCCGATCCGAACAGCAGCACGACGATCGCGAGGATGACGAGCCACTCTGCGCCTTGGGGCATACCGAGGAGCGGTGCCATGTCGATCTCCCTTTCCAACATCAACTCGGGGCTCGAGCCTGAGTTCGTGGCCGAATACTACGCCGGAGCGTGCGCTTCCTCGCGGGTCTGTCCAGACCCGGCCGTGGACTGCGCAGCGTCCAGCTTGGACTGGGCGGCGACCAACTCACGCGTCAGTGCCTTGGCCTGGCCCCACAGCTTCTTCGCGAGCAGGGCGAGGACGAGCAGCCACACCGCCACCACCGCGAGGAAGAGCAGGAACCAGTACATACCCAGGAGCCTAGCCGGTTCCCGGCCGTCGCCCACGCCCGCCGGGGCGTCATGGCGGACAACGGTGTCGGAACGTGATGGTAAAACCGAGTGTCTCCGCAGCGTGACAGCGCGGGACAGCTGGTACGACGCGGTGATGGCAACGGCTCGGATTCGGGCGCAGTGAGGGGTAACGGATGGCGCAGATCGGGGTCGAGGAGCGGCGGGCACGGCTCGGACGGCGGCATCGGCTCGGAGCGGGCTGCCACGCGGACGACCCGGTCGAGGCGGCCGCGTCGATGGTCGCGTTGCACGCCACCGATCCGGCCACGGTGCACCTGAGCATCGCCGCACGGGTGCCAGACAGTGACGTCGCAGGCACGGAGCGTGCACTGTACGACGACCGCTCGCTGATCCGGATGCTGGGCATGCGCCGGACGGTGTTCGTCGTACCGACGCCGTTCGCGCCGGTCGTGCAGGCGGCGTGCACGGACGACATCGCCGTCAAGCAGCGGAAGCTGCTGGTCAAGCATCTGAACGAGGCCGGCGTCGCCGAGGACGCCGATGCGTGCGGGCGCTGGCTCGCGGCGGTCGAGGAGTCGACGGCGACCGCGCTGTCGCTGCGCGGATCGGCGACGGCGCAGGAGCTGTCCGCGGACGAGCCGCGGCTGCGGACCAGGCTGAACATGGCGACCGGGAAGACGTACGCCGCCCAGCCGTACGTGACGAGCCGCGTGTTGTTCCAGCTGTCTGCGGAGGGGCGGATCGTGCGTGGGCGTCCGTTGGGGACATGGCTGAGCGGACAGCACCAGTGGTCGCCTTCTGCAGACTGGCTGCCCGGTGGGCTCGGTGACCGGCCGGTGGCGGAGGAGGCTCGGGTGATGCTCGCGCGGGCCTGGCTGGCGTCGTTCGGCCCGGGGACGGCGGCTGACCTGCAGTGGTGGGCCGGATGGACCGGAGGGCAGACGAAGAAGGCGCTGGCGGCCGTCGAGGCGGTCGCTGTGGACCTGGACGGCCAGGTCGGCTACGTGCTGCCCGGCGACGAGGCACCTGAGGTGCCTGTCGAGCCGTGGGTCGCGTTCCTGCCCGGTCTGGATCCGACGCCGA from Kribbella sp. NBC_00709 carries:
- a CDS encoding chitosanase encodes the protein MDNRPTRRTALLLGLSLAAVPAGLAVSRYAPHADAAVQATGLDDPAKKEIAMEIVCSAENSSLDWKAQYKYIEDIDDGRGYTAGIIGFCSGTGDMLELVELYADRKPNNVLQKYLPALRKVNGSDSHQGLDPNYTKDWKTAAKDTAFQGCQNDERDRVYFNPAVAQGKSDGVRTLGQFCYYDAIVMHGPGNDSTSFGGIRKRALGKAKPPSQGGNETTWLNAFLDARVWAMKQEEAHSDTSRVDTAQRVFLRNGNFDLNTPLDWKVYGDPYHIS
- a CDS encoding diacylglycerol/lipid kinase family protein, whose protein sequence is MSRRIALVVNPTSGRGLGARIAPVVRDRLAAAGLTVDVHATSCAEDVGRISAEVVASGADAVALIGGDGTIHLGAQILANSGMPFGVIPAGTGNDFARGIGVPLKDPLAAADLVVAGKTRTIDLATAKDVFITTVVAGGFDSLVNKRANAMSWPKGSSRYTVATLAELRTFTPLEYVVTVDGDPIETRAMLVAVGTGPTYGGGLQICAGASIDDGLLDVTIIQPVSRLTLLQLFPKLSKGTHVGHPAVRTLQGRSVRIESPGITAYADGEPLGPLPVDIGIAPGALTVFA
- the tatC gene encoding twin-arginine translocase subunit TatC; the encoded protein is MTLREHIVELRNRLLISVLAIVVCTIAAWFIYYQALEILKHPFETAVKPFAENRGLKPQLTFQGVGDPLTFRIKVSALLGLVVAGPIWLFQLWAFIAPGLHRNEKKWAYLFAAIAAPLFATGIALGYWTLPKGIQILLGFTPDQVQNLIELGKYLDFVIRTLLVFGIAFLIPLVVVLLNMVGVVPASALAKFRPYIILVIFVFAAVATPSGDPFTMCLLAFPMCVLFFASEVIARINDKRRKVRADEMLAD
- a CDS encoding twin-arginine translocase TatA/TatE family subunit encodes the protein MAPLLGMPQGAEWLVILAIVVLLFGSAKLPALVKQLGKSKKIWEEEVGPKKKDSELTQEASQPPAQQPAPQAQAAQPNQVNGQAPGDGLPPTHTAN
- a CDS encoding winged helix DNA-binding domain-containing protein is translated as MAQIGVEERRARLGRRHRLGAGCHADDPVEAAASMVALHATDPATVHLSIAARVPDSDVAGTERALYDDRSLIRMLGMRRTVFVVPTPFAPVVQAACTDDIAVKQRKLLVKHLNEAGVAEDADACGRWLAAVEESTATALSLRGSATAQELSADEPRLRTRLNMATGKTYAAQPYVTSRVLFQLSAEGRIVRGRPLGTWLSGQHQWSPSADWLPGGLGDRPVAEEARVMLARAWLASFGPGTAADLQWWAGWTGGQTKKALAAVEAVAVDLDGQVGYVLPGDEAPEVPVEPWVAFLPGLDPTPMGWKERDWYLGPHKSKVFDNTGNIGPTIWADGRIIGGWGQPESGEVRYELLEDVGSDTTALVESEAHRWTTWLAGVRVTPRFRSPLEKQLSQG